A stretch of Candidatus Sphingomonas phytovorans DNA encodes these proteins:
- a CDS encoding group 1 truncated hemoglobin produces the protein MFALAAAAALQAVPPGEEPVDPYTQSNGNAGAKPFEGTAMLDAFHGRAGIDRIVEDLVERINADKRISAILEKQDMVRLRRLLKEQFCYILNGGCDYSGRTMKDAHKDLGIQNADMGALVEDLQAAMRKEGVPFFAQNRFLAKLAPMRRDTVER, from the coding sequence ATGTTTGCACTTGCCGCCGCCGCGGCGCTCCAGGCCGTTCCGCCCGGCGAAGAGCCGGTCGATCCCTATACCCAGAGCAATGGCAATGCCGGGGCGAAGCCGTTCGAGGGGACGGCGATGCTCGACGCCTTTCATGGCCGTGCCGGAATCGACCGGATCGTCGAAGACCTGGTCGAGCGGATCAATGCCGACAAGCGGATCTCGGCCATCCTCGAGAAGCAGGACATGGTCCGCCTGCGACGGCTGCTGAAGGAGCAGTTCTGCTACATCCTCAACGGCGGTTGCGACTATAGCGGCCGGACGATGAAGGACGCCCATAAGGATCTCGGCATCCAGAATGCCGACATGGGGGCGTTGGTCGAGGATCTTCAGGCGGCGATGCGCAAGGAAGGGGTGCCGTTCTTCGCCCAGAACCGTTTCCTCGCGAAGCTCGCCCCGATGCGGCGGGATACGGTCGAGCGCTAG
- a CDS encoding DUF3034 family protein encodes MKIWLAARFACAVLMAALSVQPVSAGELRGGGKLLLTGGVSSVEGAAGGGLATWAVIAGDETDAGVGGSVHATYVALPDFDLTSYGGAIGFRNRIELSYTHQSFDTRAAGAALGLGRGFTFAQDVFGAKIRLVGDAVYDQDRLLPQISVGVQHKRADKGPIIAAVGGRQSRGTDFYVAATKVILSKSMVVNGTVRFTKANQFGLLGFGGDKKDAYRPQFEGSAGLLLSRRLLVGAEYRTKPDNLGFAKENGTYDVFAAWAVARHVRLTAAYVDLGDIATVKRQRGAFLSIQGNF; translated from the coding sequence ATGAAAATCTGGCTGGCGGCGCGTTTCGCGTGCGCCGTGCTGATGGCTGCGTTATCGGTGCAGCCAGTTTCGGCAGGCGAATTGCGCGGCGGCGGCAAGCTGTTGCTGACCGGTGGCGTCTCCAGTGTCGAGGGCGCGGCGGGCGGTGGGCTTGCCACCTGGGCAGTGATCGCCGGCGACGAAACCGATGCCGGCGTCGGCGGCAGCGTCCACGCGACCTATGTCGCACTGCCCGATTTCGACCTGACCAGCTATGGCGGCGCGATCGGCTTCCGCAACCGGATCGAGCTTTCCTATACGCATCAAAGCTTCGACACGCGCGCGGCCGGGGCGGCGCTGGGGCTCGGACGCGGCTTCACCTTTGCCCAGGACGTTTTCGGGGCGAAAATCAGGCTGGTCGGCGACGCGGTCTATGACCAGGATCGGCTGCTGCCGCAGATTTCGGTCGGTGTGCAGCACAAGCGCGCTGACAAGGGGCCGATCATCGCGGCGGTCGGCGGCAGGCAAAGTCGCGGCACCGATTTCTATGTCGCCGCGACCAAGGTGATCCTCTCGAAGAGCATGGTGGTGAACGGTACCGTCCGCTTCACCAAGGCCAACCAGTTCGGCCTGCTCGGCTTTGGCGGGGACAAGAAAGATGCCTATCGTCCGCAGTTCGAAGGATCGGCCGGCCTGTTGCTGTCGCGACGCCTGCTGGTCGGTGCCGAATATCGCACCAAGCCGGACAATCTTGGCTTCGCGAAGGAGAACGGCACCTATGACGTGTTCGCCGCCTGGGCGGTCGCGCGGCATGTCAGGCTGACTGCGGCCTATGTCGATCTGGGCGATATCGCGACGGTGAAGCGGCAGCGCGGTGCGTTCCTGTCGATCCAGGGCAATTTCTGA
- a CDS encoding methylamine utilization protein → MRIASVLLLLAVPVSTHAATVDISVRGADGKPLAGAVVFVDTPRKPAPPVRFAWGTEMAQRNIAFDPHVLIVPTGSTVTFPNKDKVRHHVYSFSKVKAFNLKLYGRDQVPTVLFDKPGIVALGCNIHDSMSGFIVVADTPFAMQTDAAGRVSIPDVPAGGATLRLWHPAIRASGNMLTQTVAIAPTGYSTTLVIHGK, encoded by the coding sequence ATGCGTATCGCTTCCGTCCTGCTTCTGCTTGCCGTTCCCGTATCAACCCACGCCGCCACCGTTGATATCTCGGTGCGCGGTGCCGACGGCAAACCGCTCGCCGGCGCGGTTGTCTTCGTCGATACGCCGCGCAAACCAGCGCCCCCGGTCCGCTTCGCCTGGGGAACGGAGATGGCGCAGCGCAACATCGCCTTCGATCCGCATGTGCTGATCGTTCCGACCGGCTCGACCGTCACCTTCCCCAACAAGGACAAGGTACGGCACCACGTCTATTCCTTCTCGAAGGTGAAGGCGTTCAACCTGAAGCTCTACGGCCGGGATCAGGTGCCGACAGTGTTGTTCGACAAGCCCGGCATCGTCGCCCTTGGCTGCAATATCCATGATTCGATGAGCGGCTTCATCGTTGTCGCCGATACACCCTTCGCGATGCAGACCGATGCAGCCGGCCGCGTCTCCATCCCGGACGTGCCTGCCGGTGGGGCCACGTTGCGGCTTTGGCACCCGGCGATCCGCGCCTCGGGCAACATGCTGACCCAGACGGTGGCGATCGCGCCGACCGGTTATTCAACCACGCTCGTCATCCACGGCAAATGA
- a CDS encoding EAL domain-containing protein — protein sequence MTLALLSHGMPFSGGFEHLRTRLAVLYTALFTISLIVVAIVAQAMIWNHARESVRAELATSGAVYDRIWALRAKSLAGSADVLARDFGFRTAVASGDRPTIESAIVNLRERADVANAFVVDMAGDVLGDGPADLRAAVARLPSSLPGDRHDAVIAAGDGVYRLIVSPVLAPTEIGRVVFAVPLDAREMRALERLSAIPLTATILRRGADGHWASNDGTTDAHPDIDSLVARSAGGANMVPATLVLPQGAAFAVARRLDGRGSQPEAALLLSYPHAKALASYRSLQAGIALAGLLGLTLVLVGSRRLANGIARPITALDAAARALEEGTRAEVEVRGSYEIGRLAESFNRMSAGIVEREHRITHLAFHDSLTGLPNRTFFRQKLEASLARVQKLNEKVSVLCLDLDGFKSINDTLGHPVGDALLRHVGAVLSELATDGLVSRLGGDEFAVILDNRGADDRPRALAQLILDQMRQPMRLDGHQIATGASIGIAIGPADGDDPDMLLKNADLALYRAKQDGRGVFRFFEPALDAAARKRRQLELDLREALQTGQFRLNFQPIFDLKKDRIGGFEALLRWEHPTRGNVPPIEFISVAEDTGLIVGIGEWVMHEACRHAAAWPDHVRIAVNVSPLQFRSTGFANVIFQALSRSGLAPDRLEVEITESIFLEGEQSVLALLHQLRAMGIRVALDDFGTGYSSLSYLRSFPFDKIKIDKSFVNHVADDESSAAIVRAIVDLATALHMETTAEGVEDNDQLAELRGQGCSSIQGYIFSRPVEGDKVMGLIDDRQSVAA from the coding sequence ATGACGCTCGCCCTGCTGAGTCATGGAATGCCGTTCAGCGGCGGCTTCGAGCATCTGCGCACGCGGCTCGCTGTATTGTACACGGCGCTCTTCACCATTTCGCTCATCGTCGTCGCGATCGTTGCCCAGGCGATGATCTGGAACCATGCGCGCGAATCGGTCCGCGCCGAGTTGGCGACGAGCGGCGCGGTCTATGACCGGATCTGGGCGCTGCGCGCAAAATCGCTGGCAGGCTCGGCCGATGTACTCGCCCGCGATTTCGGCTTCCGCACCGCCGTGGCGAGCGGCGATCGGCCAACCATCGAATCCGCCATCGTCAATTTGCGCGAACGGGCAGACGTCGCCAACGCCTTCGTCGTCGACATGGCCGGCGACGTCCTGGGCGACGGGCCGGCCGATCTCCGCGCCGCCGTGGCGCGCCTGCCCTCCAGCCTTCCGGGCGACCGCCACGATGCCGTGATCGCCGCCGGCGACGGCGTGTACCGATTGATCGTGTCGCCTGTCCTCGCGCCGACGGAGATCGGCCGGGTGGTCTTCGCGGTGCCGCTCGATGCCCGCGAGATGCGGGCGCTCGAACGGCTCTCCGCCATCCCGCTGACTGCAACGATCCTCCGGCGCGGCGCCGATGGCCATTGGGCGTCGAACGACGGCACGACCGACGCCCATCCCGATATCGACAGCCTCGTCGCGCGCAGTGCGGGCGGCGCCAATATGGTTCCAGCCACGCTCGTCCTTCCTCAAGGGGCTGCCTTCGCGGTGGCCCGCCGTCTCGACGGACGTGGCAGCCAACCAGAGGCGGCGCTGCTGCTCAGCTATCCGCACGCCAAGGCGCTCGCATCCTATCGATCGCTCCAGGCTGGTATCGCCCTCGCCGGATTGCTCGGCCTGACCCTCGTGCTGGTCGGCAGTCGCCGTCTCGCCAACGGCATCGCGCGGCCGATCACCGCGCTCGATGCCGCTGCAAGAGCGCTTGAGGAAGGCACTCGCGCCGAGGTCGAGGTCCGCGGATCGTACGAGATCGGGCGGCTGGCGGAAAGCTTCAACCGCATGTCGGCCGGCATCGTCGAGCGCGAACATCGCATCACGCATCTCGCCTTTCATGATTCGCTCACCGGCCTGCCCAACCGCACCTTTTTCCGCCAGAAGCTAGAGGCCAGCCTCGCCCGGGTGCAGAAGCTGAACGAAAAGGTCAGTGTCCTCTGCCTCGACCTCGACGGCTTCAAGAGCATCAACGACACACTCGGCCATCCTGTCGGCGACGCCCTGTTGCGTCATGTAGGCGCAGTATTGTCTGAGCTCGCCACCGACGGCCTCGTCTCCCGCCTCGGTGGCGACGAGTTCGCGGTGATCCTCGACAATCGCGGCGCCGACGATCGCCCCCGTGCGCTGGCGCAACTCATCCTCGACCAGATGCGCCAGCCGATGCGCCTCGACGGGCACCAGATCGCGACCGGCGCGAGCATCGGCATCGCGATCGGGCCTGCCGATGGCGACGACCCGGACATGCTGCTCAAAAATGCCGACCTCGCGCTGTACCGGGCCAAGCAGGACGGCCGCGGCGTCTTCCGCTTCTTCGAACCGGCGCTTGACGCGGCCGCCCGCAAACGCCGGCAACTCGAGCTAGATCTGCGAGAGGCGCTCCAGACCGGCCAGTTCAGGCTGAACTTCCAGCCGATCTTCGACCTGAAGAAGGATCGCATCGGCGGCTTCGAGGCACTGCTTCGCTGGGAGCATCCGACGCGCGGCAACGTCCCCCCGATCGAATTCATCTCGGTGGCCGAGGATACCGGGCTGATCGTCGGGATCGGCGAATGGGTGATGCACGAGGCCTGCCGCCACGCCGCCGCCTGGCCCGACCATGTCCGCATCGCGGTCAACGTCTCGCCGTTGCAGTTCCGCAGCACCGGCTTCGCCAATGTGATCTTCCAGGCGCTGTCGCGCAGCGGGCTCGCGCCGGACCGGCTTGAGGTGGAGATCACCGAATCGATCTTCCTCGAGGGCGAGCAGTCAGTCCTCGCGCTGCTGCACCAGCTTCGCGCGATGGGCATTCGCGTGGCGCTCGACGATTTCGGCACCGGCTATTCGTCGCTCAGCTATCTGCGCAGCTTTCCGTTCGACAAGATCAAGATCGACAAGAGCTTCGTGAACCATGTCGCCGACGACGAGAGCTCGGCGGCGATCGTCCGCGCGATCGTCGATCTCGCGACCGCGCTCCATATGGAAACGACCGCGGAGGGCGTCGAGGACAATGACCAGCTTGCTGAGCTGCGGGGCCAGGGCTGCAGCAGCATCCAGGGCTATATCTTCAGCCGACCGGTCGAGGGCGACAAGGTGATGGGCCTGATCGACGACCGCCAGAGCGTGGCGGCCTAG
- a CDS encoding gamma carbonic anhydrase family protein, translating to MPLYAIDGKQPVVGTDVWVAPSADVIGDARLADGSNVWFGAVIRADNTPIIVGTRSNIQESAMCHSDPGAPLTIGADCTIGHHAILHGCTIGDNVLIGMGAIVLNRAVIGDGCIVGAGALVTEGKVFEPNSLIVGSPARPIRTLDEKAAAMLKASAQHYVDKGKAYAEGLTRVG from the coding sequence ATGCCGCTTTACGCCATCGACGGAAAACAGCCCGTGGTCGGAACCGACGTCTGGGTCGCTCCCAGCGCGGACGTGATCGGCGACGCGCGCCTCGCCGACGGATCGAACGTGTGGTTCGGGGCGGTGATCCGGGCCGACAATACGCCGATCATCGTCGGCACCCGCAGCAACATCCAGGAAAGCGCCATGTGCCACTCCGATCCCGGCGCGCCGCTGACCATCGGTGCCGACTGCACCATCGGCCATCACGCCATCCTTCATGGCTGCACCATCGGCGACAATGTGCTGATCGGGATGGGCGCGATCGTGCTGAACCGCGCTGTGATCGGCGATGGCTGCATCGTCGGCGCGGGCGCGCTGGTGACCGAGGGCAAGGTGTTCGAGCCCAACAGCCTGATCGTCGGCAGCCCGGCCAGGCCGATCCGCACGCTGGACGAGAAGGCGGCGGCGATGCTCAAGGCATCCGCCCAGCATTATGTCGACAAGGGCAAGGCCTATGCCGAGGGATTGACCAGGGTCGGTTGA
- the guaB gene encoding IMP dehydrogenase — protein MDIRLGLTFDDVLLYPAESDIVPSQTNTATRLSRGIALNIPVISAAMDTVTEADMAIVMAQLGGIGVLHRNMTIEEQVAAVRAVKRYESGMVVNPITITPEATLAEAQALMAYHKISGIPVTEKSGKLVGILTNRDVRFAGNPHQPVAELMTHENLATVSPGVDQEEARRLLHQRRIEKLLVVDEAYRCIGLITVKDIEKAVMYPNATKDETGRLRVAAASTVGDKGFERTEALIDAELDLIVIDTAHGHNRDVARAVERAKRISNSVQVIAGNVATAEATRALIDAGADGIKVGIGPGSICTTRVVAGVGVPQLTAVMDCAEEAAKSGVPVIADGGIRTSGDMAKAIAAGASTVMIGSLLAGTEEAPGETFLYQGRSYKSYRGMGSVGAMARGSADRYFQQDIKDQLKLVPEGIEGQVAYKGAARDVIHQLVGGVRAAMGYTGSATIPDLQKRARFIQITGAGLRESHVHDVTITREAPNYPTQ, from the coding sequence GAATCCGACATCGTCCCCAGCCAGACCAACACGGCGACTCGCCTGAGCCGCGGCATCGCGCTCAATATTCCGGTCATTTCCGCCGCGATGGATACGGTGACCGAGGCCGACATGGCGATCGTCATGGCGCAGCTTGGCGGCATCGGGGTGCTTCATCGCAACATGACGATCGAGGAACAGGTCGCCGCCGTCCGTGCCGTGAAGCGGTACGAATCGGGCATGGTGGTCAACCCGATCACGATCACGCCGGAGGCGACGCTGGCCGAAGCGCAGGCGCTGATGGCCTATCACAAGATTAGCGGCATTCCGGTGACCGAGAAGAGCGGCAAGCTCGTCGGCATCCTCACCAACCGCGACGTGCGGTTCGCCGGCAATCCGCACCAGCCGGTCGCCGAGTTGATGACTCACGAAAATCTCGCGACGGTGTCGCCGGGCGTCGATCAGGAGGAGGCTCGCCGCCTGCTTCACCAGCGCCGAATCGAAAAGCTTCTCGTCGTCGACGAGGCCTATCGCTGCATCGGCCTGATCACCGTCAAGGACATAGAAAAGGCGGTGATGTATCCGAACGCGACCAAGGACGAGACCGGTCGCCTGCGCGTCGCCGCCGCGAGCACCGTCGGCGACAAGGGGTTCGAGCGCACCGAGGCGTTGATCGACGCTGAGCTCGACCTGATTGTGATCGATACCGCGCACGGCCATAACCGCGATGTGGCGCGCGCCGTCGAGCGCGCCAAGCGTATCTCCAATTCGGTCCAGGTGATCGCCGGCAACGTCGCGACAGCGGAGGCGACTCGGGCGCTGATCGACGCGGGTGCTGACGGGATCAAGGTCGGCATCGGCCCGGGGTCGATCTGCACGACCCGCGTCGTCGCGGGCGTCGGCGTGCCGCAGCTCACCGCCGTGATGGACTGCGCCGAGGAAGCCGCGAAGTCGGGCGTGCCGGTGATCGCCGATGGCGGCATCCGCACCTCGGGCGACATGGCCAAGGCGATTGCCGCTGGCGCCTCGACGGTGATGATCGGATCGTTGCTGGCAGGCACCGAGGAAGCGCCGGGCGAGACATTCCTTTACCAGGGCCGTTCGTACAAATCCTATCGCGGCATGGGCTCGGTCGGCGCGATGGCGCGCGGATCGGCCGACCGCTATTTCCAGCAGGATATCAAGGACCAGCTCAAGCTGGTTCCAGAGGGGATCGAGGGTCAGGTGGCCTACAAGGGCGCCGCGCGCGACGTGATCCACCAGCTCGTCGGCGGCGTGCGTGCTGCGATGGGCTATACGGGTTCGGCGACGATACCAGACCTGCAGAAGCGCGCCCGCTTCATCCAGATCACCGGTGCAGGCCTGCGCGAGAGCCACGTGCACGACGTGACCATCACGCGCGAGGCACCGAACTACCCGACCCAGTAA